A single genomic interval of Polyangium spumosum harbors:
- the rpmA gene encoding 50S ribosomal protein L27, which produces MAHKKGGGSSRNGRDSNAQKRGVKVYAGTAVSAGSILVRQVGSSLHAGKNVGTGKDFTLFALVDGVVKYEWKTNTKKQVSVYPAS; this is translated from the coding sequence ATGGCTCATAAAAAAGGCGGCGGCTCGTCTCGTAACGGGCGCGATTCGAACGCACAAAAGCGCGGCGTGAAGGTGTACGCGGGGACCGCGGTCTCGGCGGGCAGCATCCTCGTGCGGCAGGTGGGTTCGTCGCTCCACGCCGGCAAGAACGTCGGCACCGGCAAGGACTTCACGCTCTTCGCCCTCGTGGACGGCGTCGTGAAGTACGAGTGGAAGACGAACACGAAGAAGCAGGTCTCGGTTTATCCGGCCTCCTGA
- the rplU gene encoding 50S ribosomal protein L21, whose product MYAVIKTGGKQYRVSEGQVLRVEKLSGNAGDTVTFNEVLLVGGEATKIGQPHVAGAKVEAQIKAQDRGKKVVIFKFRRRKNYRRKTGHRQPYTELKITGISA is encoded by the coding sequence ATGTACGCGGTCATCAAGACGGGCGGCAAGCAGTACAGGGTCTCGGAAGGCCAGGTGCTGCGCGTCGAGAAGCTGAGCGGAAACGCCGGCGACACGGTTACGTTCAACGAAGTCCTGCTCGTCGGCGGCGAGGCCACCAAGATCGGCCAGCCGCACGTTGCGGGTGCAAAGGTCGAGGCGCAGATCAAGGCGCAGGATCGCGGCAAGAAGGTCGTGATCTTCAAGTTCCGGCGCCGGAAGAACTACCGCCGCAAGACCGGCCACCGGCAGCCGTACACCGAGCTCAAGATCACCGGCATCAGCGCCTAG
- the hxsA4 gene encoding His-Xaa-Ser repeat protein HxsA4 has translation MANNGTGGLPSFSRKPGGMLSKTESEVGAKASEEADRAGVIGDDAGGVIPAQHCSHGSHGSHGSHGSHGSHGSHGSHGSHGSHGSHGSHGSHGSHGSW, from the coding sequence ATGGCGAACAACGGAACAGGTGGGCTGCCGAGCTTCTCCCGCAAGCCGGGCGGCATGCTCTCCAAGACGGAGAGCGAGGTCGGCGCGAAGGCGAGCGAAGAGGCAGATCGCGCGGGCGTGATCGGTGACGACGCGGGCGGCGTGATCCCGGCGCAGCATTGCTCGCACGGCAGCCACGGTTCGCACGGCTCGCACGGCTCGCACGGCTCGCACGGCTCGCACGGCAGCCATGGTTCACACGGGTCACACGGCTCGCACGGCAGCCACGGCAGCCACGGCAGCCACGGCAGCTGGTAG
- the hxsB gene encoding His-Xaa-Ser system radical SAM maturase HxsB: protein MSLSTLFTELGSAAKTPTGLVPFRFREVGGDILLTNFLGDWVFVTKDEFRSLARGELDPGTKLHDKLASKNFLRDGLDQAQAAERIAYKKRFLNWGPNLHIAVVTLRCNETCVYCHASRANMDAVHTDMTPEIGEKVVDLMLQSTSPSVTLEFQGGEPLANFSVMKHVIEYALARNRAYGKGLEFTMVSNLALMDEEKLAYLVDRKVQVCTSIDGPEHLHTKQRILAGGNAHREAVKWIERINKAYIDIGLDPTLYHVEALLTTTREALKYPKEIVDTYVSLGCRAIFLRPIDPFGFAGKTAQIVEYDRAAYHEFYRAAVEHILDLNRRGEQVLERYASIFLTKIVADDDPNFLDIRNPSGSGIGALAYNYDGKIFSSDEGRMMYETGDPAFQIGDVFSSTYRSLMKHETVRALVMASIREAQPDCVNCTYTPYCGVQPEHSYRTQGTIFGRMRESTLCAVHKGIQDFLFDKLRENDPTTVEILRRWTTVRARTHFIHASSAS from the coding sequence GTGAGCCTCTCGACGCTCTTCACCGAGCTCGGCTCCGCGGCGAAGACGCCGACGGGCCTCGTGCCTTTCCGGTTCCGCGAGGTGGGCGGAGATATTTTGCTCACCAACTTTCTCGGCGACTGGGTCTTCGTCACGAAGGACGAGTTCCGCTCGCTCGCGCGCGGCGAGCTCGATCCCGGAACGAAGCTCCACGACAAACTCGCCTCGAAGAACTTCCTCCGCGACGGGCTCGATCAAGCGCAGGCGGCCGAGCGCATCGCGTACAAGAAGCGGTTCCTCAACTGGGGGCCGAACCTGCACATCGCGGTGGTCACGCTCCGCTGCAACGAGACGTGCGTCTACTGCCACGCGAGCCGCGCGAACATGGACGCGGTCCACACCGACATGACGCCGGAGATCGGCGAGAAGGTCGTGGACCTGATGCTCCAGTCGACGTCGCCCTCGGTGACGCTGGAGTTCCAGGGCGGCGAGCCGCTCGCGAACTTCTCGGTGATGAAGCACGTCATCGAGTACGCGCTCGCGCGGAACCGCGCCTACGGCAAGGGGCTCGAGTTCACCATGGTCTCGAACCTGGCGCTGATGGACGAGGAGAAGCTCGCGTATCTCGTCGATCGCAAGGTCCAGGTCTGCACCAGCATCGACGGCCCGGAGCACCTGCACACGAAGCAGCGCATCCTCGCCGGCGGCAACGCGCACCGCGAGGCCGTGAAGTGGATCGAGCGCATCAACAAGGCCTACATCGACATCGGCCTCGACCCGACGCTCTACCACGTCGAGGCGCTGCTCACGACGACACGCGAGGCGCTCAAGTACCCGAAGGAGATCGTCGACACCTACGTCTCGCTCGGCTGCCGCGCGATCTTCCTCCGCCCGATCGATCCCTTCGGCTTCGCGGGCAAGACCGCGCAGATCGTCGAGTACGATCGCGCCGCGTACCACGAGTTCTACCGCGCCGCGGTCGAGCACATCCTCGATCTGAACCGTCGCGGCGAGCAGGTGCTCGAGCGGTACGCGTCGATCTTCCTCACGAAGATCGTGGCCGACGACGACCCGAACTTCCTCGACATCCGCAACCCGAGCGGCTCGGGGATCGGCGCCCTCGCCTACAACTACGACGGCAAGATCTTCTCGAGCGACGAGGGCCGGATGATGTACGAGACCGGCGATCCTGCCTTCCAGATCGGCGACGTGTTCAGCTCGACGTACCGCTCGCTGATGAAACACGAGACGGTGCGCGCGCTCGTGATGGCGTCGATCCGCGAGGCGCAGCCCGACTGCGTGAACTGCACGTACACGCCCTACTGCGGGGTCCAGCCCGAGCACAGCTACCGGACGCAGGGCACGATCTTCGGTAGGATGCGTGAGAGCACCTTGTGCGCCGTCCACAAGGGCATCCAGGATTTTCTCTTCGACAAACTGCGCGAGAACGACCCGACGACGGTCGAGATCCTCCGGCGCTGGACCACGGTCCGGGCGCGAACGCACTTCATCCACGCGTCCTCGGCATCTTGA
- a CDS encoding HxsD-like protein — MIELRFHEELYDGFAIDEAVKTYAPFATTELSREGGAYVVKVTAKPEATSQGVDERVLSAELANYALGLTVEKARAAGGAA, encoded by the coding sequence GTGATCGAGCTCAGGTTCCACGAGGAGCTCTACGACGGCTTCGCCATCGACGAGGCCGTGAAGACGTACGCGCCGTTCGCGACGACGGAGCTCTCGCGAGAGGGAGGCGCGTACGTCGTGAAGGTGACGGCGAAGCCCGAGGCGACGAGCCAGGGCGTCGACGAGCGCGTGCTCTCGGCGGAGCTCGCGAACTACGCGCTCGGCTTGACGGTTGAAAAGGCGCGCGCCGCCGGAGGTGCCGCGTGA
- the hxsD gene encoding His-Xaa-Ser system protein HxsD, with amino-acid sequence MSFHLGEGSVRIEFDEGLYPKDAIYGAAYVFIDRCWVHLDRAGDRRIQVTLKAKKPGADTQAFAGEFQNELLGQAWRLRIVEENKKLVEAITARALGGAAGPPGLDELLAMDIGEETAFEDPLGIAMSWEEKYKKKGKGEAAKAEGDASADVSGGEKA; translated from the coding sequence ATGTCGTTTCACTTGGGAGAGGGTTCTGTTCGGATCGAGTTCGACGAGGGCCTGTACCCCAAGGATGCGATCTACGGGGCCGCGTACGTGTTCATCGATCGGTGCTGGGTGCACCTCGATCGCGCGGGGGATCGGCGCATTCAGGTGACGCTGAAGGCGAAGAAGCCGGGCGCCGACACGCAGGCCTTCGCGGGCGAGTTCCAGAACGAGCTGCTCGGCCAGGCGTGGCGCCTCCGGATCGTCGAGGAGAACAAGAAGCTCGTCGAGGCGATCACGGCGCGCGCGCTCGGCGGCGCGGCGGGGCCGCCTGGGCTCGACGAGCTGCTCGCGATGGACATCGGCGAGGAGACGGCCTTCGAGGATCCGCTCGGCATCGCGATGAGCTGGGAGGAGAAGTACAAGAAGAAGGGCAAGGGCGAAGCGGCGAAGGCCGAGGGCGACGCGTCGGCCGACGTGTCCGGGGGCGAGAAGGCGTGA
- a CDS encoding MopE-related protein has product MASNVKASDEQQGKQVRRVAIAALLLVVGGAAASSCAEGGSVTSSGGISTSSGTGGDGGRGGDGGRGGDGGMGGAGGLGGMGGAGGMGGAGGMGGAGGMGGAGGMGGQMCVPEAEVCDGVDNNCDGIADEGCDCVTGVKQACYTGPEGTSGVGACKDGEQTCDASGQWGPCENEVVPAATEACNGLDDTCEGNVDEGCTCVTGEQQGCYTGPDGTVNVGLCAPGTQTCDETGNWGPCMGDATPQPEACNGLDDDCDGTIDDGNPGGGGACVAPGLGECKKGTLNCINGSVKCSPAPVQPEACDGLDNNCDGNTDEGNPGGGLQCMTGFMGLCSTGLTMCDGANGVICKPNVVPGQLSEACNNLDDDCDGLVDDSIPQVGMPCTKPGQLGVCQFGTYECPAGSPQLVCNAPLPGTVQETCNGKDDDCNGTIDDPTLVNGQPCSTGFPGVCSSGTTVCVSGSSTCNPVVSPGTQTEICDSKDNNCNGQTDEMMPGPACTTQNPQAQFVSSWGCTAGQCQIVQCNVGYADIDGAPGNGCECSTDAYSNQCTSAGAVSVPKGGTVNMIGKVETASGSDWLTFNFVAPGTIGVAYTPKVQLVNDAGGQYGMDVLHDCNTVATCNDGGTGSGATVWEMNYQYNSAGNPTGTKTDNTPKIVSVKVRVYRKNGTPPTCDQYTVTATNP; this is encoded by the coding sequence ATGGCGAGCAACGTCAAAGCCAGTGACGAGCAGCAGGGCAAGCAGGTGCGACGGGTCGCCATCGCGGCGCTTCTCTTGGTGGTCGGTGGGGCCGCCGCGTCGTCCTGCGCCGAAGGCGGGAGCGTGACCTCCTCGGGCGGCATCTCGACCAGCTCGGGCACGGGCGGCGACGGCGGCCGGGGCGGCGACGGCGGCCGGGGCGGCGATGGCGGCATGGGCGGCGCGGGTGGCCTCGGCGGCATGGGCGGCGCCGGTGGCATGGGCGGCGCGGGTGGCATGGGCGGCGCGGGTGGTATGGGCGGCGCCGGCGGCATGGGCGGCCAGATGTGCGTGCCCGAGGCCGAGGTCTGCGACGGCGTCGACAACAACTGCGACGGCATCGCCGACGAGGGCTGCGACTGCGTGACGGGCGTGAAGCAGGCCTGTTACACGGGCCCCGAAGGCACGAGCGGCGTCGGCGCGTGCAAGGACGGCGAGCAGACGTGTGACGCGAGCGGCCAGTGGGGCCCCTGCGAAAACGAGGTCGTCCCGGCCGCGACCGAGGCTTGCAACGGCCTCGACGACACCTGCGAAGGCAACGTCGACGAGGGGTGTACGTGCGTCACGGGCGAGCAGCAGGGCTGCTACACGGGCCCCGACGGCACGGTGAACGTCGGCCTCTGCGCGCCTGGCACGCAGACCTGTGACGAGACGGGCAACTGGGGCCCGTGCATGGGGGACGCGACGCCGCAGCCCGAGGCGTGCAACGGCCTCGACGACGACTGCGATGGGACGATCGACGATGGCAACCCGGGCGGCGGCGGCGCGTGTGTCGCGCCGGGCCTCGGCGAGTGCAAGAAGGGCACGCTGAACTGCATCAACGGCTCGGTGAAGTGCTCGCCCGCGCCCGTGCAGCCCGAGGCGTGCGACGGCCTCGACAACAACTGCGACGGCAACACCGACGAGGGCAACCCCGGCGGCGGCCTGCAGTGCATGACGGGCTTCATGGGCCTGTGCAGCACGGGTTTGACCATGTGCGACGGGGCGAACGGCGTCATCTGCAAGCCGAACGTCGTGCCCGGTCAGCTCTCCGAGGCGTGCAACAACCTCGACGACGACTGCGACGGCCTCGTGGACGACAGCATCCCGCAGGTCGGCATGCCGTGCACGAAGCCTGGCCAGCTCGGCGTCTGCCAGTTCGGCACCTACGAGTGTCCTGCCGGCTCGCCGCAGCTCGTCTGCAACGCGCCGCTGCCCGGCACGGTCCAGGAGACGTGCAACGGCAAGGACGACGACTGCAACGGCACGATCGACGATCCGACCCTCGTCAACGGCCAGCCTTGCTCGACCGGGTTCCCCGGCGTGTGCTCGTCGGGCACCACGGTCTGCGTGAGCGGCAGCTCCACGTGTAACCCGGTGGTCTCGCCTGGAACGCAGACGGAGATCTGCGACTCCAAGGACAACAACTGCAACGGGCAGACGGACGAGATGATGCCGGGCCCCGCGTGCACCACGCAGAACCCGCAGGCGCAGTTCGTCTCGAGCTGGGGTTGCACCGCGGGCCAGTGCCAGATCGTGCAGTGCAACGTCGGTTATGCCGACATCGACGGCGCGCCGGGCAACGGCTGTGAGTGCTCGACCGACGCGTATTCGAACCAGTGCACCAGCGCGGGCGCGGTGAGCGTGCCGAAGGGCGGCACGGTCAACATGATCGGCAAGGTCGAGACCGCGAGCGGCAGCGACTGGCTCACGTTCAACTTCGTCGCGCCGGGCACGATCGGCGTGGCGTACACGCCGAAGGTCCAGCTCGTGAACGACGCGGGCGGGCAGTACGGGATGGACGTGCTGCACGACTGCAACACCGTCGCGACCTGCAACGACGGGGGAACGGGCTCGGGCGCGACGGTCTGGGAGATGAATTATCAGTACAACAGCGCCGGCAATCCCACAGGCACGAAGACCGACAACACCCCGAAGATCGTGAGCGTGAAGGTGCGCGTCTACCGCAAGAACGGTACGCCTCCGACCTGCGATCAGTATACCGTGACCGCCACGAACCCGTGA
- a CDS encoding radical SAM protein, which produces MAFVLSLGTTCNNACVFCAQGERFVPVEHAVEGLGLAARVRVERGDVVYVQGGEPTIAADLPAVIRSLDERGARRIVVQTNGRRLAYRTYTRALREASDKLSLDVSLHGSTEVMHDYHTQTPGSFKQTASGVRHARAEGIEVSVTTVITRSNYRHLAEIVHLGMALGVRAVHFVKAERLGRAARAADRILAPEELVRPQLARAIAVASRFGMGWLAGEKASSAEVREGFAGLGEVEITRAAVPGSSRTNTPGDEVAASDRNFVEASRLVRAKPPIVNRSIAWER; this is translated from the coding sequence ATGGCGTTCGTCCTCTCCCTCGGAACGACCTGCAACAATGCGTGCGTCTTCTGCGCGCAAGGGGAGAGGTTCGTCCCGGTGGAACACGCGGTCGAGGGGCTCGGGCTCGCGGCGCGTGTGCGTGTCGAGAGGGGAGACGTCGTCTACGTGCAGGGGGGCGAGCCGACGATCGCGGCCGACTTGCCCGCGGTGATCCGTTCCCTCGACGAGCGGGGCGCGCGACGCATCGTCGTCCAGACGAACGGCCGGAGGCTCGCGTATCGCACGTACACGCGCGCCTTGCGCGAGGCCTCGGACAAACTCTCGCTCGACGTCTCGTTGCACGGCTCGACCGAGGTGATGCACGACTACCACACGCAGACGCCGGGCAGCTTCAAGCAGACCGCGTCCGGCGTGCGGCACGCGCGGGCCGAGGGGATCGAGGTCTCCGTGACCACGGTGATCACGCGGTCGAACTACCGTCACCTCGCGGAGATCGTGCACCTCGGGATGGCGCTCGGGGTGCGCGCGGTGCACTTCGTGAAGGCCGAGCGCCTCGGCCGCGCGGCGCGGGCCGCGGATCGGATCCTCGCGCCGGAGGAGCTCGTGCGGCCGCAGCTCGCGCGGGCGATCGCGGTGGCGTCGCGGTTCGGGATGGGCTGGCTCGCGGGCGAGAAGGCGAGCAGCGCCGAGGTGCGCGAGGGCTTCGCGGGCCTCGGCGAGGTGGAGATCACGAGGGCGGCGGTCCCGGGTTCGTCGCGTACGAACACGCCCGGCGACGAGGTCGCGGCCTCGGACAGGAACTTCGTGGAAGCGTCTCGGCTCGTCCGAGCGAAACCACCGATCGTCAACCGGAGCATTGCTTGGGAGCGGTGA
- a CDS encoding ATP-dependent Clp protease ATP-binding subunit: MADTEGTIHLERFTNDARQIVAGAQALADDRKHAEVSPLHLLVRLLERDRGVLEVFRRAGADPNETMNLAEAALRRQPKSTGGVAYVDARLLDLLGRAEREATRDKAPSVGIEHLLHALAQEIRGPAGEILSSFGVSPGAFRPHLAVLAEAEAKAPAAAPNLVTSAGGSADGNGYTRDLVADARKGLFDPVIGRDGEARRLLQILERRFKNHPLVVGEPGVGKSALIRGLADRIARGDVPSNLAGARLVELDTGALVAGAKLRGEIEQRLKALVDKLRSVQDAETILVVEDIDALFGQGVQGSGVGDLLKPLLARSEIRILATTTPEGTRKLNERDPSIQRRFAVVNMDAPSIEQATEIVRGVATKYEAHHRVRIGESAIVAAVSLAKRYLSDRALPDTAVDLLDETSARKRVEVDGVPAEVDAMSRRVDALKAQIAALADDEDRMSVQTRQRLEKELAEVEPRAKEKRTAVAARRGVVAAVQAIRKELSAANEQLAAAQRDKNYAKIGEIEHVTLPEIKKRLEAAEQAAKGQGAEPGSNMVTENDVAGTLAEWTGIPVAKMLEGESDKLLKMEERLAQRVVGQDEAVRAIARAVRRGRVGLRDPGKPIGSFLFLGPSGVGKTELAKALAEFLFDDEQALTRLDMSEFMERHMAQRLIGAPPGYADSEQGGFLTEAARRRPYSVLLFDEVEKAHADVFNLLLQILDDGRLTDGRGRTADFSNTVVIMTSNIGSKRILETDMKLFESEDGRDAIRDVLFEELKAFFRPEFLNRIDDIVVFKALTKKDLRGVVDIQLRRLERLLADREIKVQLDDAAKDLLVDIGYEPSLGARPLKRAILKELQNPLAEAILAGGYAPGQIVHVRGSDGSFSFTKA, from the coding sequence ATGGCCGACACCGAGGGCACGATTCACCTCGAACGCTTCACGAACGACGCTCGGCAGATCGTCGCGGGCGCGCAGGCGCTCGCCGATGACCGGAAGCACGCCGAGGTCTCGCCGCTGCACCTGCTCGTGCGCTTGCTCGAACGGGATCGCGGGGTCCTCGAGGTCTTCCGACGCGCCGGCGCCGATCCGAACGAGACGATGAACCTCGCGGAGGCGGCGCTGCGGCGTCAGCCGAAGTCGACGGGCGGCGTCGCGTACGTGGACGCTCGGCTGCTCGATCTGCTCGGGCGGGCCGAACGAGAGGCCACGCGGGACAAGGCGCCGAGCGTCGGCATCGAGCACCTCCTGCACGCGCTGGCGCAGGAGATCCGCGGCCCGGCAGGCGAGATCCTCTCGTCGTTCGGCGTCAGCCCCGGCGCCTTCCGCCCGCACCTCGCCGTGCTCGCCGAGGCCGAAGCGAAGGCCCCAGCCGCGGCCCCGAACCTCGTCACGAGCGCGGGCGGCAGCGCGGACGGGAACGGCTACACGCGCGACCTCGTGGCCGACGCGCGCAAGGGGCTCTTCGATCCGGTGATCGGGCGCGATGGCGAGGCGCGGCGGCTTTTGCAGATCCTCGAGCGGCGCTTCAAGAACCACCCGCTCGTCGTGGGCGAGCCGGGCGTCGGCAAGTCGGCGCTGATCCGCGGCCTCGCCGACAGGATCGCGCGCGGCGACGTGCCGAGTAACCTCGCGGGCGCGCGCCTCGTCGAGCTCGACACGGGCGCGCTCGTCGCAGGCGCCAAGCTGCGCGGCGAGATCGAGCAGCGCCTCAAGGCCCTCGTCGACAAGCTGCGCAGCGTGCAGGACGCCGAGACCATCCTCGTCGTCGAGGACATCGACGCGCTCTTCGGGCAAGGCGTGCAGGGCTCGGGCGTCGGTGATCTGCTGAAGCCGCTGCTCGCGCGGAGCGAGATCCGCATCCTCGCCACGACCACCCCCGAGGGCACGCGCAAGCTGAACGAGCGGGATCCCTCGATCCAGCGGCGCTTCGCGGTGGTGAACATGGATGCGCCGTCGATCGAGCAGGCGACCGAGATCGTGCGCGGCGTGGCCACGAAGTACGAGGCGCACCACCGCGTGCGGATCGGCGAGAGCGCGATCGTCGCGGCCGTGAGCCTCGCCAAGCGTTACCTCTCCGACCGCGCGCTGCCGGACACGGCGGTGGACCTGCTCGACGAGACGAGCGCGCGCAAGCGCGTCGAGGTCGACGGCGTGCCCGCGGAGGTCGACGCGATGAGCCGGCGCGTCGACGCGCTGAAGGCGCAGATCGCGGCGCTCGCGGACGACGAGGATCGGATGAGCGTGCAGACGCGGCAGCGGCTCGAGAAGGAGCTCGCCGAGGTCGAGCCACGCGCGAAGGAGAAGCGCACGGCCGTCGCGGCGCGCAGGGGCGTCGTCGCCGCGGTGCAGGCGATCCGCAAGGAGCTCTCCGCGGCGAACGAGCAACTCGCGGCCGCGCAGCGCGACAAGAACTACGCGAAGATCGGCGAGATCGAGCACGTGACCTTGCCCGAGATCAAGAAGCGCCTGGAGGCGGCGGAGCAAGCGGCGAAGGGGCAGGGCGCCGAGCCCGGTTCGAACATGGTCACCGAGAACGACGTGGCCGGCACGCTCGCCGAGTGGACGGGCATCCCGGTCGCGAAGATGCTCGAAGGCGAGTCGGACAAGCTGCTCAAGATGGAGGAGCGCCTCGCGCAGCGCGTGGTCGGCCAGGACGAGGCCGTGCGCGCCATCGCCCGCGCCGTGCGCCGCGGCCGCGTGGGCCTGCGAGATCCGGGCAAGCCCATCGGCTCGTTCCTCTTCCTCGGCCCGAGCGGCGTCGGCAAGACCGAGCTCGCGAAGGCCCTCGCCGAGTTCCTGTTCGACGACGAGCAAGCGCTCACGCGGCTCGACATGAGCGAGTTCATGGAGCGGCACATGGCGCAGCGCCTCATCGGCGCCCCGCCCGGTTACGCCGACAGCGAGCAGGGCGGCTTCTTGACCGAGGCCGCGCGCCGCAGGCCCTACAGCGTCCTGCTCTTCGACGAGGTCGAGAAGGCGCACGCGGACGTGTTCAACCTGCTGCTCCAGATCCTCGACGACGGCCGCTTGACCGACGGGCGCGGCAGGACCGCGGACTTCTCCAACACGGTCGTGATCATGACCTCGAACATCGGTTCGAAGCGGATCCTGGAGACCGACATGAAGCTCTTCGAGAGCGAGGACGGGCGCGACGCGATCCGAGACGTCCTCTTCGAGGAGCTGAAGGCCTTCTTCCGGCCGGAGTTCTTGAACCGGATCGACGACATCGTCGTCTTCAAGGCCCTCACCAAGAAGGACCTGCGCGGCGTCGTGGACATCCAGCTCCGGCGCCTCGAGCGGCTGCTCGCGGATCGCGAGATCAAGGTGCAGCTCGATGACGCGGCGAAGGACCTGCTCGTCGACATCGGCTACGAGCCCTCGCTCGGCGCGCGTCCGCTGAAGCGCGCCATCCTGAAGGAGCTGCAAAACCCGCTCGCCGAGGCGATCCTCGCCGGCGGATATGCCCCCGGACAGATCGTCCACGTCCGCGGCTCGGACGGCTCGTTCTCCTTCACGAAGGCCTGA
- the grxC gene encoding glutaredoxin 3, whose product MSSMPADVAIYTTPWCPYCQRAKALLSRKNVPFAEIDVDTRPDLRRWLSEASGQRTVPQVFINNRPVGGFTDLSSLDQRGELDALLREAPAPDLPPLPR is encoded by the coding sequence ATGTCCAGCATGCCGGCCGACGTCGCCATCTACACGACCCCCTGGTGCCCCTACTGCCAGCGCGCGAAGGCCTTGCTTTCGCGGAAGAACGTCCCCTTCGCGGAGATCGACGTCGACACGCGGCCCGACCTGCGGCGGTGGCTCTCCGAGGCGTCCGGGCAGCGCACGGTGCCGCAGGTCTTCATCAACAATCGCCCCGTGGGCGGATTTACGGACCTCTCGTCCCTCGATCAACGAGGCGAGCTCGACGCGTTGCTCCGCGAGGCCCCCGCGCCGGATCTGCCCCCGCTGCCGCGCTGA
- a CDS encoding serine/threonine-protein kinase, translated as MPAADAPLPDASTSEGSLVGRDVGKYKVLRLIARGGMGSVYEALNTSIGKRVAMKFVDPELARNDDAVLRFQREAAAASAVESAHIVTIFDSGSTDDGQPFIVMELLRGEDLGHRIKRLGRLDLEPALDVVAQLLRGLCRAHEAGIVHRDLKPDNVFLAARDDETDFVKILDFGISKVRRTGGVPEKTITRQGTVLGTPFYMSPEQSQALPDVDERTDLWSVGAILYECLSGRPPHEGQSYEQVIVNICTKAAPDVRTWNPEVPESVARFLGKALKRNRDKRFANAREMLEALGAASGSLLPARAVKLSGDTGRSSKAPAATTNTSGPSRVGWATTGGASPSKERSRIVPVALAGGAAVLALAAVLVWSRESVPRAATTASEGTTSAQPIGTNDAPTMTTPPPPPAPTPEPTPEPTPAPTAAPTTEATATKAPEPKPAATTPPPRPTTTNKVSTPKKPAPDKTAAPQVNASARPTATTKVPGVAPQLKLKVE; from the coding sequence ATGCCCGCTGCCGACGCTCCGCTGCCCGACGCCTCGACGAGCGAGGGCTCGCTCGTCGGTCGTGACGTGGGCAAGTACAAGGTCCTCCGCCTCATCGCGCGCGGCGGCATGGGCTCGGTCTACGAGGCGCTGAACACGAGCATCGGCAAGCGCGTCGCGATGAAGTTCGTCGACCCCGAGCTCGCGCGGAACGACGACGCCGTCCTGCGCTTCCAGCGCGAGGCCGCGGCGGCGAGCGCGGTCGAGAGCGCGCACATCGTCACGATCTTCGACTCGGGCAGCACCGACGACGGACAACCCTTCATCGTCATGGAGCTGCTCCGCGGCGAGGACCTCGGCCATCGCATCAAGCGCCTCGGGCGGCTCGACCTCGAGCCCGCCCTCGACGTCGTCGCGCAGCTCCTCCGCGGCCTCTGCCGCGCCCACGAGGCGGGCATCGTCCATCGTGACCTCAAGCCCGACAACGTCTTCCTCGCGGCGCGCGACGACGAGACCGACTTCGTCAAGATCCTCGACTTCGGCATCTCCAAGGTGCGCCGCACGGGCGGCGTGCCCGAGAAGACGATCACGCGGCAAGGCACCGTGCTCGGCACGCCGTTTTACATGTCGCCCGAGCAGTCGCAGGCGCTGCCCGACGTCGACGAGCGCACCGACCTCTGGTCCGTCGGCGCGATCCTCTACGAGTGCCTCTCGGGCCGTCCGCCACACGAGGGGCAGTCGTACGAGCAGGTGATCGTGAACATCTGCACGAAGGCCGCGCCCGACGTGCGCACGTGGAACCCCGAGGTCCCCGAGTCCGTGGCGCGTTTCCTCGGCAAGGCCCTCAAGCGCAACAGGGACAAACGCTTCGCGAACGCGCGCGAGATGCTCGAAGCCCTCGGCGCCGCGTCGGGAAGTCTGCTCCCGGCGCGCGCGGTGAAGCTCTCGGGCGACACGGGTCGGAGCTCGAAGGCGCCCGCCGCGACCACGAACACGAGCGGCCCCTCGCGCGTCGGTTGGGCGACGACGGGCGGCGCATCGCCGAGCAAGGAGCGCTCGCGCATCGTGCCCGTCGCGCTCGCGGGTGGAGCGGCCGTCCTCGCGCTCGCCGCGGTGCTCGTGTGGAGCCGCGAGAGCGTTCCGCGAGCCGCGACGACGGCCTCCGAGGGCACCACGAGCGCGCAGCCGATCGGCACGAACGACGCGCCGACGATGACGACGCCGCCGCCGCCTCCCGCCCCGACGCCCGAGCCCACGCCCGAGCCCACGCCCGCGCCCACGGCGGCTCCCACGACGGAGGCGACGGCCACGAAAGCGCCGGAGCCGAAGCCCGCAGCGACGACCCCGCCGCCACGTCCCACCACGACGAACAAGGTCTCGACGCCGAAGAAGCCCGCGCCGGACAAGACGGCAGCGCCCCAGGTGAACGCGAGCGCGAGGCCGACGGCGACAACCAAGGTCCCGGGCGTCGCTCCGCAGCTCAAGCTGAAGGTCGAATGA